ttttgagCTATATGCGGTTTTGATTTTACTTCTATTCAAATATATCTATTCAAATTTTGGAATGGtaccttcaaaataaaattaaataaaacttactcCATTCTTGAAGACCCCATCCAGTGACGAATGGATAATATCGTTCATAAGTCTTCTTACGTAATTCATCCGTTTTTGGTAAGCAAATTGTATCGGCAGTTTCtagaattacataaaaatgaaatttaaattaatttagctctcagttttcattaaatattgaataaaacttaCTGCTTGGTGTGAAATCAGTAACTTTTCCTCTTGAATTCTTCCATTGTACTTTAATAATAGCAATATCGTTAACATTTGTaacattattgtatttttcatgCATATATGATTCCACAATATCACCAGTCATGTAAGCTGAACCGAATGGGTTTAATGTTCCAATTTTGACCTTAACTCTGCAAAAATACATAGCTTTAACTAGCTTTTGTGGCTAGGTAAGTCACGTCATTCTACATTCAATATGACAGACCGCCCAAGATGACAGATTAGGGTTTTTTATTCACTCGCATCATATAGGTATCTAATGAAAGGGTTTGCTGAGAGGAATACAAATAGCATTTGTATATCATGACTTGAATTTCTCAGCTCTTCCAcatttatatacatactttgtttagttttaaattaaaatactttttaaagagcaagattttgttgtaataaaaagtagaaaataattcttcTATGAGTCACTAatacttgattatttttaaaagtttgagGCACTCCGAATcttccataatatttttaattgagcgCCTCcagcttttaataataatcatgccTGATTCatagaaagaaatattttctattttttttggtacaatAAAGGCTTGTCCTTTTTTCTTATTCTCTTTTCTTTCCTTTTccttgaaagttttttaaaattcaattttataacttACAGCGGTTGGTTATCAATACAATGAGCAGCAGTTAAAATATGGTTGGGGGAAATTAAGGAACCACCACATTCGTAATCTGGATAGTAGGCGCTACCACGATTATATCCCAATGCAACAATCCATGGAAATTGgcctaaaaataaatcatgaggGTTAAAATTTCCCAAAAGTTTGGATACTTCGAAGTCTCGAAggaataaatttgtaataaacttCTCTTACCTTTGGCTACTTTGAAACCTCCAACAATTCTGGAGTAAGCATCATTAGCATGACTTATACCACAAGTGTCTGGATCAGGTAATTCAATTTTACCAAATCTCTGTTCACTTGGATCTAATGGTACTTTTTCCATTTCAGATTCATCTGGACAGCAAACAATACGATCACCAGTGGCTGGATCGATGCTACAAGTGGATGCATTTAAAAATTCACTTGTTTCCATAATTTCTTCTTGACCGGTTATGCGATATAACGCGGATTTGAGTGTTGGACATGCATCGATGTGAAGACATTCGCCGTCATCTCCATCAGGTGTGACGCATGACTTAGCATGACCTACgtgtaaaatttttgtcttatacataaaatataataaattgttcgcaaatttattagatattttgaccaaattttatcgtatttgactgattttttttttgaaacccaaatTTTTCGTTTATGTTAGCCCTCATACCAAATTTAGGAACCAAgatattgacttttcgaaatttattgatgatacgttaattttgaccaaatattttgaaaatatgatcgAAAGATAGtgtattgaattttctttttaaagtttaatggTCTAAATGCTTTTGACACGATTTTTGGCTAACCTCTGAATAAGAAATATCGATGATTTCTTTGCTCATTCATGTACAGAGAAAAATTATAActtgaataactataaaaaaaacatccaagagccatcaaaatttttttatatctctgtCTAGCATACACAATGTAGCATGGAGTTCTTATGGCAATCATAGTGAATGACGTCACATACTATAACCgatctctctgtctaatatcTGTCAAGTTGGAAGTttgaaatctttattttatccATAACTCTTGGctgattttcatttaaatttcagtttttgtcATCCCTTTTccgatattttcatattttattaagaaatgcgAAATAAATCCTCGAAAGATATTCCTTATTCCGGAAATTCTTatcaaatgtattaattttatcactttaaCTTTGATCAAACGCATTGAAACATAAATGTATTTTGAACACAAGAGAATCTATaatctaatttatattttacaatgaataataatctatgtatatataatgattatatattatataataagataatattaaaattaaatttaccaaTATCAAAGTAGCAAAATAATCCAGCCAAAAGTATTAACGAGAATTTTAGATAATCCATGATTTATTCtgaatgtgtgtgtgtttgtagtatgtattattgaCACCcactaaattaataaatcatatcTCTCTAGATAGATTATACcttaagtaataattatattacctacatttcattttatatatatctatatatgaaggtatataatgttatattatGACGAAATTGAGATAAATTGacgtaaaattgatttaaaattactttgttgtgagatgattatttaatatctaatgtggaaacatgttgaaaaattgaatgaatatttaatgtgtacactttatatttttctttatacaataaagaaaaaaattggtcTGATTTCGACCCTCATTTTTTGTCCACTCTAGTTGCAAAATTCAGTCTACTATCAAGAGTACAACGTCTTTTAACTTATGTCAAAACGgattttcccaaaaaatcacgttttctatAGCTGTTTGCGTTTTTAATAGGAAAATGTATGCTTTATTGTGTAataaggctaattttcttaaaattaatttggaagacaagtgacaacaaacaattgactgagttaattgttgaaataccatgtatagacagtgttgattactttgccatattacacatacatacatgccacatatagtattcccatataataaatactatacaatttgcgcataattcgCGCTctcgcgagtaaacagtgatgtttacgaaaaaatgtttcaaacgaaagttgtttattttttataatgaatatttttcggaaacttttgttctatctctaacggtttacaagataggtcctacggacccaagacccaattgacctatgttgctcatttacgaactcgacctcactttttacgtcctgagcacgcttcaaaaatttcagcttgatatcttttttcgtttttgagtaaccgTGATGACAGACGGCCAGACGACAAACGACAGAAGACAGACTGGaaattacgtgattttatgaacacctataccaaaattttgttcaaagtatcaatatttttaaacgtgaCAAACTttgggctaaacttagtataccttggtatatttcatatacatggtataggtAACAATATTCATGAGTTAAAAGCACGATTCAATTTAATTGGACAATGGACATGGAATATTCAAGTTAATTagtttatattgttattttattatttcaggattttgtattgttttatttaaatgaaatattaaaacaataaaatatttatattttgttttataactaaccaaaaatgattaattgtttttcaatcactaaatgaaatgttttttttttgttattataaaattaactatttgatattagaattcataaaaaatgtatagaataaaattgttaaataagtCAAATTTCCATTCAAGTCATCAAAATTAGGACAGGAATCAAAAGGAGACTTTTTTCAATTACAAAGACGGCacctatgtaaaaataattaaagctgaataattaactattaacatagtgattctgatctttggtaacttctgattacggTTCAAAGATGGCGtttcagaaattattaaaacatgattaattttatgattttgttttatataataattataattatttcaattaagaagttatgaaattttaattattcaaactataattaatcgaaaaattaaaaaaaaaaaaaacggtatttccaaagttttaatttttctattccGCCGACCCTATGACTGACTACCTTTTTCTAATCGATTATGTATTTTATGACATATTTCTGACTGATAAGTATTAACCTGTGATTACAGCTCGAATTTCAGTCGTCGATTCAAAATGCGACTATGGTTATGAGCCTCCTACCAGCTTTTTGGAAGGtataaacagtattttttatttaaattttattaaaattttgaatatgacAATAATTTATCGTTATTTATTCATTCGTTATTATAAAATGCatgttagtattttttttaataaaaactaattacattaaactagagtgatacccattCGCTTCGTTGGGTTTAAAAGTGATACCCATTCGTTTCgctctcgcttatctcctttctataacactcgaaataatggtaaggattattttattatacaggtAAATTATgtgtatgattttctattttttttaaatgtataatagtcataattattcattgagtatatcagaaaagatggccgtaaaatattttatattgactatttttacagaaatctgttatttatggtaatgtcaaatgactacttttatagaaatatgtaatttatggtaatgtcaaatttaattaatttttaaattttgatacatttttttaaatatatctttataaattatatctcatgtgttattctgaagcatgagctatattgctgtgcagtttcattaaaaaatcattcgctagttttagcgtaaaagcgtaacaaacaaacaaacaaacaaacatgcttactttcgcatttataatttatagagattttaattttaaacattgttaaatataaattgttgatatgtttatttttttattttattatattttttttataaatacaccaaatttttattaatttttacaaatatttataaatatatattaatttttttaagcttttattgttattcgaattatatttttatttaatcgaaattattttataattttcactcATTCCGTTCAATATCTCAACtcgataaatatacttttacattttcaattatacaaAAGGTCTCTTAcgtattgtaaaataatttaaatctgtCAAATTTACTATCAactttgtatcaaaattttcgataataatttatgaGTATCCAATATATTGTAAATGACATGAATTTGATTACAATTGTGATTAGCTTCGTAATATATTCTTCGAAATTTTAACACACTGTTTTTGTGTACTTATGTATATAGGTTGTCCCATTTAACTTGAGTTTAAGCTGTAATTCGAAGGAAAAGAAACGCTTTCCGAAAAAcagttttacgaaaaaattcaaGAGATAAAAAAGTTGCATTGTGTCAGCACTATGAGATTGGCTTGGAGGTCATTTAAAAGTCATCCTTTGTTCATTATTGAGTACAAAATAGAAACATAGTTATGTATAGATCTGTGGTCAGTCACCTTCTTTCACGGGGTACAttggacaaaaaataatttccctgtcctcaaaaaatcattctttacaGCCGCGGTTTTATTGTATACATTAAGCCCATGATTCAATGGACAAATAATTGATTTGTTATGCGATTTTCGAAGATCTAATcctcaaaattataaagtattacttttatacttttattagttttatgcAATTGAATTAGGTTCAATTGAACATTGAACGAAATTATAATTGCCGACCATTAAAATACGCAAAATGAAAGGAAATATTgctgtaattaaattaaaaaacttcaccAGAGTAAactaaatgcaaatattttgtattttgtacagAAATGTGACACATATTTCTAACAGATCAATTTTTCAGATCAACTCTTACACAAAAATTGAGCTTCTCTCTTTTTTGTATGTCAGTAATGACGTGAACATAGATAAAtgaagtttttcgaaaaaatggtgaTTCTTGTCCAGGAGCTTCATAAGGTTAAAGATGGTCCTGTTTGTAGCGGAAGGCTGGCTGGCTTTTTGGAATCATGTAAAAAGTATGGTATAATAGTATTTCTAAAAtgtgagaagaaaaaaaattatcttaaccGTCTCtccattaaaattacataactaGGTCAGTAACCAACGTTTTACTCTCAATTTGGAAAATCACTAATTACGACAAGTAGTTTATATGGCCGTCATAACTAGGCTCAAATTTTGAAGAAACAGTAACCAAGATTTTATTCTCAATTTGGAAAATCACTAATGGCGACAAGTAGTTCGTCATAACTAGGTTCAAACTTTGAAGAAACAGTAGTGGGCTATACCAAattaatattcactaaaaagtaaaaaaataatgataatataatgtagttacaattattgttatttttggagacgatgtcagccaagttaatgtagcaaactgttcggTCACAGTTACTTCCTTGACTGGcaacgactccaaaaataacaataattgtaactacattatattatcgctattttttttactttctaatgcatattaatttgatttggaattttcttttgttttgtaagtcggtttttttttttttttggtaaaagtttttattattatttgacagtattcatatttttcgatagtatttagtaaattactatggtttcggTTTACAGTTTGAGCCTGCTTTCGTATTTCTATTCTAAACTACCAGTTTTTACATGATAACTTGATTTTGCTAGtaattttgtaagaatttttgtCCATTTGActtgtttcagttttgttttctAACACACCATTTCTGTAGCACACGGTATTTAAAGATATCTTGtaaacaacataaaatatatatatacactaaACGCATATAAATGAAAACACCTTCAAAAAACATGGTAACCTACATTAAATGTTGTAGTTGAGTTAAAGCTCTCATTGGTGATATAATATTGTTTGATTCCATTTCtaaaacataacaaattttcaattaggTTCCATTTGGTTAAGTAAATCCTTCCACAAAGTTTATATGAACTTCATTTATATACgttcaattttatgtttttggttcATCCGAACGTTACGTTCTGTTGTTAATACATCATGAACTTATTTATTTctccattaaaatacctttGAGGTTTATATAGGTTTATAAATGATGTATCTCTCTCTAGTTAGGTTGTTGTATTTTAGAATAACCTAGAGAGAATTTAGAataacatttctataaaatgttgTGTGTGTTTACATGAACtgaataacatatattttttaattttttttatcaatttaactCGTTTAACCTAATTTTGAgatgagaaaataaaaatagacaatTTGTAGTAAATGATGAAGATTTTGATAAGAATTTCAAACAGGAATGAGAATAAGTAGAATTAGTCTTAGAGCCGAATTAGGGTCAACCTTCACGAATCAAAGTTATTATACTATTTATACATGAAGtctatcaaggtatactaagtttagtcccaagtttttaacgcttaaaaatattgattctgaAGTTCATTTCTGGttgttcgtctgtccgtctataatcgcgataacttaaaaacgaaaataaatatcaacctgaaaatagcgtgcttaggacttaacaagtgaaaatttgttgagttaattgttgaaataccatgtatagtcagtgttgatttctttatcacattacatataccaacatgtgacacatacataactgataatcaagtatagtacatattataaaatttccgccctaattgtcgccctcacgggtaaacagtgatgtttacgaaaaaatgtttcaaactaaagttgtttaatttttgataaggaacattttttatatttaaacttttgttctatctctaacggtttacaagatgggtcctacggacctaagtcccaattgacctatgatgctcatttacgaacttgacctcactttttacgtcctgagtacgctgtaaaaatttcagctcgatatcttttttcgtttttgagttatcgtgtccacagacggatacacaaataatacaatcttataagtgacgtatatgtttgaaataaacaatgttgttgctatgcaaataattgatactatgtgttatatatatataacataaaaattatgttctgaactaatttgcgctgtcacgggtaaacaataatctttacaaaaaaatgtttcaaacaaaagtttatttttttgtaaggaacattttttacatttaaacttttattctatctctaacggtttacaagatgggtactacggacccatgacccaattgacccatattgctcatttacgaacttgacctcactttttacgtcctaagcacgctgtaaaaatttcagcttgatatctcttttcgttttttagtaatcgtgaccacagacggacggacggacggacggacaaccggaaatggattaattaggtgattttatgaacacctataccaatttttttttttgtagcatcaatatttttaggcgttacaaacttgggactaaacttataatactatgtatatttcatatatacatggtataaaaagtaagtagagttcgtaaatgaacaaaataggtcaattgaatCTTAACTTGTAAGCCGTTActggtagaacaaaagtttaactgtaaaaaatgttccttataaaaaaataaacaacttttgtttgaaacatttgtttgtaaacatcactgtctacccgtgagggtggctttctttgtttaattacgtgacgtaaaaaaacaaaaggttgcagaatcaacactgtctatacctGGTATTTCAatcattaactcagtcaattgtttgttttcatttgttttttatgaaatgtaaaatattacctaacaaatatccctgttatGGGTTGCCTAAAGAAATGTGGACatcttttcatgaaaatactAAGAGTAAAATCTCTTGGAAATTTTCCCGAAATTTGGTCTACTCAGAACtataaaccattaaaaatatgttgagGATAACAGTCGAATTGTCTGTCTCTTTTCATTCACTATCATTGCATATGCACAAGTTGATAATAGTAATTACTCTCACCTGCTAGTTCCTGGACTCGCATatccaaataaagataattttattccaaataCGACTTATGCTTGTCCACGAAATGtcggtaaaaaaataatgttcacATGCTTTCCAAGTTGCTTaagtggtcgagcggtctaacGCGTTAGACTTTgaccgtttgtctacttagacttaggttgtgggttcgaatccaggcagcggtagtgtgaacaattataattaatgggggcggggtagaattgatcacattgtcgtcgcttggtgTCGTCGCTccatccacatcataaaatgtaattgtaaatatggatgtagttaaataaataaaaattaacaaataatgatgtgggtgacctCTTCTATAGgtgtatatgtcagagaaacggaggttaaaccccattattattattataaacacgTGCATGTCTGTGCATTTCATAGAGATAATATAAGACAGACGAAAACGAAGCTACAGGCATACTTTTTTTAGGtctctctctataacgatcTACCGTTTGGGTGGCCACATTACGGctctatgttattacttctatggtttttataaactttaatttattgttcatagATTACTTGACAATCTGTAAAACTCTGCATCatcattgatttaatttaaaataacagtgaatagatgaaaattaaagttttatgagTTCCATTTATTGCTACTTACCCTCAATTTGTTTATCACATGGATTTGTTTGATTTCCCATTTAAAatggtttgtttatttttgataataatacatttaaagtaaGGTAGATTTTCTACTTTATCTTTACAGTATCTCCCATGACGTTTCTAACCATCTTTCAATGAGAAATCCATAAGAAAAGCTAggaatagaaaaatgttttaagcatGGAAAGAATTTAAGCATGGAAAGAATTAATGTAGATTGGTggaaggttaggttagattaggttatattggctgccaacgaaggacacacttaggctatagagtccattgtgataccattatGTATTTTAcccctttccgctgataatttcatttatcagctcctcaattttcagaggctgagtgcaccttcatgcatataccatgcactacaccagcccatcacaactattaattaaattaatttgtgttgTGCCAGCGGGAGTCGAACctgctaccctaggcataccgcggacggaattggcctaacgccttaaccaactgatctACAAGAGTTGTAGATTGGTGGAAAAAATTCcgaaaaattcataaaacgaaaatagataaaattgtatgaaaatagaaattgtttcaatatataccacttgaaaaataaaagttatttatgttttaaatcgagcgtgagcaaaatgctcataactcGAGTACTGACAGGTcaataagtatacaaaaatattataattttatttgccaGTCCGCGTTGAATCTAAGGTCATGTTGGGTTTCAAAATCAAATGTAAGGTCTTTTTACGATACTCCCCTTTGAACGCAACAACTTtagtatgaaacatttttcttttagatCAAGAGCTtaacataaatgatatttttcattaGTGTCTACCTACTTCTGGGACATATTGtattggtataataataatactgcactgcattttaacaatatttcccGTTCCTTTCTAAAatacctatttattttaaagtttgtttacacatcaatatgaaataatatttacttaatgaTAAATATTACTTTACTTTATGctacttattttatatagaatttctAGAAGATAAAATGTAGAAAACAGATGTCCTGAATACACATGAAAACACGTTTCTATAGGTGTTTTCTATTCACTATTAAGGAAGTTGCTCCGCTAggatattctataaaaaaagttttggattgtACGCAAGGTAGCAGTAAATAGGCTTATAGTGAAATAAAGAATACCTTT
This genomic interval from Chrysoperla carnea chromosome 1, inChrCarn1.1, whole genome shotgun sequence contains the following:
- the LOC123305100 gene encoding venom protease-like, producing the protein MDYLKFSLILLAGLFCYFDIGHAKSCVTPDGDDGECLHIDACPTLKSALYRITGQEEIMETSEFLNASTCSIDPATGDRIVCCPDESEMEKVPLDPSEQRFGKIELPDPDTCGISHANDAYSRIVGGFKVAKGQFPWIVALGYNRGSAYYPDYECGGSLISPNHILTAAHCIDNQPLVKVKIGTLNPFGSAYMTGDIVESYMHEKYNNVTNVNDIAIIKVQWKNSRGKVTDFTPSKTADTICLPKTDELRKKTYERYYPFVTGWGLQEWNKTESASNKLLAVQVPVVKNQLCFQKYKNFKRTIINPNVLCAGYMKEKHDSCQGDSGGPLMLPILVDGESRYYQIGVVSKGYRCAYPGMPAVYTRVSKYIEWITQKINL